From Gracilimonas sp.:
TCTGGCCTGCCGGGCTACGTGTACATCCAGAGGAATTTTTAACTCGGCAGGGGAGATGAAATCCATAATACCAGGATCTACCGGGCTGTTTTTGCGAATGCACCATCTCAGATACATATACAGTCGTTTGGCTGAGCTGTTTTTCTCGGGATTGGATACATGTTTACGAGTTCGTCGTGGCATCTCGGGATGAAAGGTGAAAAACTTCTCATGGAAAACAGCAATCAACTCTCTCTTCTGGCATTTAGCCTCATCAGAACAGTGTTTCCAGAACCGTTCGAAGGAGCCATACTTTAACAGAATGGTTTGCAGAATTTTCGTTAGCCAGTGTATGTCAACAGGCTTAAAGGTGCGGTGCTTAAAACCATCAAAGGCTGAAAAATCATTTTCCGAGTAATGTTCTATAAATTCAGCAGGTTTGTACTGCATGCGTTGAAGCAGTTCTTCAACTTTTGCATTCACAATATCCCGGCGCCCCCAGGCCATGGTTGCTGCAAAAAAACCGGCAAGTTCCTGATCCCGCTTATCCTCAAAGGCATGCATGAATTGAACGGGGTCTTCATTGATGTAGTTCGGCTGCTCGATTTTTTCAACCAATTCATCCAGAAAGGGTTTAAGCTCAGTGAGTTTATTCCTGGAAAGCGTTTTGAATTTCTTTCTTTTTCGGGGCAATGTGCTGCTCTGAATTATTTATTATAAAGTATTAGTTATACAGGACGATAAACAAAGGGTGGAGATCGTTCCTCTTTCCCTTTCAAACAAAAACAAAGCGAATTGATTCAGTTTCTAAAAAATCGGTTTTTTGCCGCTGTGGATAACTATATGCATTCACAATACGGTAGCCGTAAAGAAGTTTTATTCGAAAGCCATCCGAATGTAATCGTAGAGATTGGTGCGGGATATGGAGCGAATTTCAGGTATTTAAGAAAAGGAACCAAAGTTAAAGTAGTGGAACCCAATGCCGGGTTTAAAGATGTTCTCAAATACCAGGCCGGAAAATATGGAGTCAATCTGGAAATTTATGAGTCGGTTGCTGAGGAAATACCACTTTCAGATTCCTCTGCTGCAATGGTGATAAGCAGTTTGGTGCTTTGCTCAGTTAAGAACATGCCGAAAGTATTATCTGAGGTGAAAAGGATTCTTGAGCCGGAAGGGAAGTTTGTTTACCTGGAGCATGTAAGGGCGCACAAGCATAGTTGGGTATGCAAGATTCAGCGAATGGTAAAAAGCTCATGGAAGTGGTTTTTTGACGGTTGCAATGTTACCCGTGATACCGGGCGGATTATCATGATGGCCGGATTCAGCGAGATAAAGCAAGATGAATTCCAACTTCCCACCTTTTTTGTTCCCATCAGGCCGCATATAGCAGGTATAGCCGTCAAATAACTAAATACCCAGCTCACCCTGGCCTTTACCCACCAGTCGTTCGGTTAATACTTTATTCGCTTTGGGAAAGGGATACCTTTCAAGTTCATTGCGCTCCACCCAGCGAATTTCCTGGCTCGACTTAGGCCGTGGTTCTCCCGACACCAGCTTACACATCCACGCATGCATGGTGATGGAGAAATGAGAGTAGGTGTGTTTCAGGCTC
This genomic window contains:
- a CDS encoding TIGR02757 family protein, with the protein product MPRKRKKFKTLSRNKLTELKPFLDELVEKIEQPNYINEDPVQFMHAFEDKRDQELAGFFAATMAWGRRDIVNAKVEELLQRMQYKPAEFIEHYSENDFSAFDGFKHRTFKPVDIHWLTKILQTILLKYGSFERFWKHCSDEAKCQKRELIAVFHEKFFTFHPEMPRRTRKHVSNPEKNSSAKRLYMYLRWCIRKNSPVDPGIMDFISPAELKIPLDVHVARQARKLGLLSRKQNDWKSVLELNARLKFLDPEDPAKYDYALFGIGVLGSEIPEKYIINRKVD
- a CDS encoding class I SAM-dependent methyltransferase; translated protein: MHSQYGSRKEVLFESHPNVIVEIGAGYGANFRYLRKGTKVKVVEPNAGFKDVLKYQAGKYGVNLEIYESVAEEIPLSDSSAAMVISSLVLCSVKNMPKVLSEVKRILEPEGKFVYLEHVRAHKHSWVCKIQRMVKSSWKWFFDGCNVTRDTGRIIMMAGFSEIKQDEFQLPTFFVPIRPHIAGIAVK